A DNA window from Cobetia marina contains the following coding sequences:
- the nqrM gene encoding (Na+)-NQR maturation NqrM, with the protein MTIWLLVFAAMLLLIGAMAVGVLMGRKPIAGSCGGLNNLGLKDGCDICGGKDDECEKEQERQRLMAESGGKPASDLAYEAPRR; encoded by the coding sequence ATGACTATCTGGTTACTGGTGTTCGCCGCCATGCTGCTGTTGATCGGCGCGATGGCTGTCGGGGTGTTGATGGGGCGCAAGCCGATCGCCGGCTCCTGCGGCGGCCTCAACAACCTCGGGCTCAAGGATGGCTGTGACATCTGTGGCGGCAAGGATGACGAGTGCGAGAAGGAGCAGGAGCGCCAGCGTCTGATGGCCGAGAGCGGCGGCAAGCCGGCCAGTGATCTGGCCTACGAAGCCCCGCGTCGCTGA